In the genome of Pseudomonas sp. LBUM920, one region contains:
- a CDS encoding glyceraldehyde-3-phosphate dehydrogenase, which translates to MWKVPVTQKPDQCLGEWIDREALAEAMIPLIGQLYRNNNVVSSIYGRSLINQSVIAILKAHRFARHRSADDSELSVHETFPLLKAMSELKLGAASVDLGKLAYKFRKEGAGRTAEQFVREEMADVVGQQNAAARKGTDVVLYGFGRIGRLLARILIEKTGGGDGLRLRAIVVRKGAENDLTKRASLLRRDSVHGPFNGTIVIDEENNTITANGNLIQVIYAKNPSEVDYTQYGIKDALLVDNTGVWRDAEGLGQHLACPGIDRVVLTAPGKGKLKNIVHGINHGEITADDKIVSAASCTTNAIVPVLKAVNDKFGIVNGHVETVHSYTNDQNLIDNFHKGDRRGRSAALNMVITETGAATAAAKALPELAGKLTGNAIRVPTPNVSMAILNLNLEKAATREEMNEYLRYMALHSDLHKQIDFVNSQEVVSTDFVGSRHAGVVDAEATITQDNRVVLYVWYDNEFGYSCQVVRVMEDMAGVNPPAFPR; encoded by the coding sequence ATGTGGAAGGTTCCCGTGACTCAGAAGCCCGACCAGTGTCTTGGTGAATGGATCGACCGTGAAGCACTCGCTGAAGCGATGATTCCGCTTATCGGTCAGCTGTACCGCAATAACAATGTGGTGAGCTCGATCTATGGCCGCAGCCTGATCAACCAATCAGTCATCGCGATTCTCAAGGCGCATCGCTTTGCTCGCCATCGTTCCGCCGACGACAGCGAACTCTCCGTCCACGAAACATTCCCTCTGCTTAAAGCCATGAGCGAGCTCAAGCTCGGCGCGGCCTCGGTAGACCTGGGCAAGTTGGCTTACAAATTCCGCAAAGAAGGCGCTGGCCGCACCGCCGAGCAGTTCGTGCGTGAAGAAATGGCCGATGTGGTTGGCCAGCAAAACGCCGCTGCCCGTAAAGGCACTGACGTTGTGCTGTACGGCTTTGGCCGTATCGGCCGCCTGCTGGCGCGCATCCTGATCGAAAAAACCGGTGGCGGCGACGGCCTGCGCCTGCGTGCCATCGTTGTGCGCAAAGGCGCCGAGAACGACCTGACCAAACGCGCCAGCCTCTTGCGCCGCGACTCGGTACACGGTCCGTTCAACGGCACCATCGTCATCGACGAAGAAAACAACACCATCACCGCCAACGGTAACCTGATCCAGGTGATCTACGCGAAGAACCCGTCTGAGGTGGATTACACCCAGTACGGCATCAAGGACGCCCTGCTGGTGGACAACACCGGCGTATGGCGTGATGCCGAGGGCCTGGGCCAACACCTGGCCTGCCCGGGTATCGACCGCGTTGTGCTGACCGCGCCTGGCAAAGGCAAGCTGAAGAACATCGTTCACGGTATCAACCACGGCGAAATCACCGCTGACGACAAGATCGTGTCGGCTGCTTCCTGCACCACCAACGCCATCGTGCCGGTGCTGAAGGCTGTGAATGACAAGTTCGGCATCGTCAACGGTCACGTTGAAACAGTTCACTCGTACACCAACGACCAGAACCTGATCGATAACTTCCACAAAGGCGATCGCCGTGGCCGTAGCGCCGCGTTGAACATGGTCATCACCGAGACCGGTGCTGCCACCGCTGCTGCCAAGGCCCTGCCTGAGCTGGCCGGCAAGCTGACCGGTAACGCGATCCGCGTGCCGACGCCGAACGTGTCGATGGCCATTCTCAACCTGAACCTTGAGAAAGCCGCCACCCGTGAAGAAATGAACGAGTACCTGCGCTACATGGCGCTGCACTCGGACCTGCATAAGCAGATCGACTTCGTTAACTCGCAGGAAGTGGTGTCGACCGACTTCGTGGGCTCGCGCCACGCTGGTGTGGTGGATGCCGAGGCAACCATCACCCAGGACAACCGCGTTGTGCTGTACGTCTGGTACGACAACGAGTTCGGTTACAGCTGCCAAGTGGTTCGCGTGATGGAAGACATGGCTGGGGTCAACCCGCCTGCATTCCCGCGCTAA
- a CDS encoding MFS transporter yields MSTTTGKGKAIFRVVSGNFLEMFDFMVYGFYATAIAKTFFPTDSAFASLMLSLATFGAGFLMRPLGAIFLGAYIDRHGRKKGLVITLAMMAAGTVLIACVPGYATLGVAAPLLVLFGRLLQGFSAGVELGGVSVYLAEIATPGRKGFFVSWQSASQQAAVVFAGLLGVGLNHWLSPEEMGDWGWRVPFLIGCLIVPVIFVIRRSLEETPEFQARKHRPTLQEIVRSIGQNFGIVIAGMALVVMTTVSFYLITAYTPTFGKAELHLSDFDALLVTVCVGISNFIWLPVMGAVSDRIGRKPLLLGATILAILTAYPALSWLVANPSFSHLLIVLLWLSFLYGSYNGAMVVALTEIMPVEVRTTGFSLAYSLATATFGGFTPAACTYLIHVLDNKAAPGIWLSGAAILGLIATLILFKGNRHELRTAQASVVGGA; encoded by the coding sequence ATGTCCACTACCACGGGCAAAGGCAAGGCGATTTTTCGCGTTGTCAGCGGCAACTTCCTCGAGATGTTCGACTTCATGGTCTATGGCTTCTACGCCACGGCCATTGCCAAAACCTTCTTTCCCACCGACAGCGCGTTTGCTTCCTTGATGCTGTCCCTGGCGACATTCGGCGCCGGCTTCCTGATGCGGCCCTTGGGCGCGATCTTCCTAGGCGCCTACATCGACCGCCACGGCCGTAAGAAAGGCCTGGTCATCACCCTGGCCATGATGGCCGCCGGCACCGTCCTCATCGCTTGCGTCCCTGGCTATGCCACCCTGGGCGTGGCGGCGCCGTTGCTGGTGCTGTTTGGTCGCTTGCTGCAAGGTTTCTCCGCCGGCGTCGAGCTGGGCGGTGTGTCGGTGTACCTGGCCGAAATCGCCACACCTGGGCGCAAGGGCTTCTTCGTCAGCTGGCAGTCAGCCAGTCAGCAGGCCGCGGTGGTGTTCGCCGGGTTGCTCGGCGTGGGCCTGAACCACTGGCTCAGCCCCGAAGAAATGGGTGACTGGGGCTGGCGCGTGCCGTTCCTGATCGGCTGCCTGATCGTGCCGGTGATCTTCGTGATTCGCCGCTCGCTGGAAGAAACCCCTGAGTTCCAAGCGCGTAAACACCGCCCTACCCTGCAGGAAATTGTGCGCTCGATCGGTCAGAACTTCGGCATCGTCATCGCCGGCATGGCGCTGGTGGTGATGACCACCGTGTCGTTCTACCTGATCACCGCCTACACCCCGACCTTCGGCAAGGCCGAGCTGCACCTGTCGGACTTCGATGCGTTGCTGGTGACCGTGTGCGTGGGCATCTCCAATTTCATCTGGCTGCCGGTGATGGGCGCGGTGTCCGACAGGATCGGACGCAAACCCCTGCTGCTGGGCGCGACGATTCTGGCGATTCTTACCGCGTATCCGGCGTTGTCGTGGCTGGTGGCCAATCCGAGCTTCAGCCATCTGCTGATCGTGCTGCTGTGGCTGTCGTTCCTGTATGGCTCGTACAACGGTGCGATGGTGGTGGCGCTCACCGAGATCATGCCGGTGGAAGTGCGCACTACCGGGTTTTCCCTGGCCTACAGCCTGGCAACCGCGACCTTTGGTGGGTTTACACCGGCGGCCTGCACCTACCTGATCCACGTGCTGGACAATAAGGCAGCGCCTGGGATCTGGCTCAGTGGTGCGGCGATACTCGGCTTGATCGCTACATTGATACTGTTCAAGGGCAACCGGCATGAACTGCGCACTGCGCAGGCGTCAGTGGTGGGCGGCGCCTGA
- a CDS encoding chalcone isomerase family protein, whose protein sequence is MRHVVFCLLLIFCVAVQASEADRLKQAGFPAQSHDLVLKNQTVLVYLWADVYAAAVYAPADTSAKAAWDQQKNLRLALYYFRDIDRNDVIKAATTTLERQQSSATLARLKPELDRLHASFRDIRSGDRYALDVRPGRGLNLEINDKVVFSSRDEELAKVYLGIWLAPKGLSDSLRNSLLN, encoded by the coding sequence ATGCGGCATGTCGTTTTCTGTTTATTGCTGATTTTCTGTGTGGCAGTGCAGGCCAGTGAGGCGGACCGCCTGAAGCAGGCCGGTTTTCCTGCGCAATCTCATGACCTGGTGCTGAAAAACCAGACGGTGCTGGTGTATCTCTGGGCGGATGTGTATGCGGCAGCGGTGTATGCCCCCGCCGACACCAGCGCCAAAGCCGCCTGGGACCAGCAAAAGAATCTGCGCCTGGCGCTGTATTACTTTCGCGACATCGACCGTAACGACGTGATCAAGGCGGCCACCACGACCTTGGAGCGCCAGCAAAGCAGCGCCACCCTCGCCCGCTTGAAACCGGAACTGGATCGGCTGCACGCGAGCTTCCGCGATATCCGCAGTGGCGACCGGTATGCCCTCGACGTTCGGCCTGGGCGTGGGTTGAATCTGGAGATCAACGACAAGGTGGTGTTCAGCAGCCGCGATGAGGAATTGGCGAAAGTCTATCTCGGCATTTGGCTGGCGCCGAAGGGCTTGTCCGACAGCTTGCGCAACTCCCTCCTCAACTGA
- the sthA gene encoding Si-specific NAD(P)(+) transhydrogenase produces the protein MAVYNYDVVVLGSGPAGEGAAMNAAKAGRKVAMVDSRRQVGGNCTHLGTIPSKALRHSVRQIMQFNTNPMFRAIGEPRWFSFPDVLKSAEKVISKQVASRTGYYARNRVDLFFGTGSFADEQTVEVVCANGVVEKLVAKHIIIATGSRPYRPADIDFHHPRIYDSDTILSLGHTPRKLIIYGAGVIGCEYASIFSGLGVLVELVDNRDQLLSFLDSEISQALSYHFSNNNITVRHNEEYERVEGLDNGVILHLKSGKKIKADALLWCNGRTGNTDKLGMENIGVKVNSRGQIEVDENYRTCVTNIYGAGDVIGWPSLASAAHDQGRSAAGSIVDNGSWRYVNDVPTGIYTIPEISSIGKNEHELTKAKVPYEVGKAFFKSMARAQIAGEPQGMLKILFHRETLEVLGVHCFGYQASEIVHIGQAIMNQPGEQNTLKYFVNTTFNYPTMAEAYRVAAYDGLNRLF, from the coding sequence ATGGCTGTCTACAACTACGACGTGGTGGTACTGGGTTCCGGCCCGGCTGGAGAAGGTGCGGCGATGAACGCCGCCAAAGCTGGGCGCAAGGTGGCGATGGTCGATAGCCGTCGCCAGGTCGGCGGTAACTGCACCCACCTGGGTACCATCCCGTCCAAGGCCTTGCGTCACTCGGTGCGCCAGATCATGCAGTTCAACACCAACCCGATGTTCCGGGCCATTGGTGAGCCGCGCTGGTTCTCGTTCCCGGACGTATTGAAAAGCGCCGAAAAAGTCATCTCCAAGCAAGTCGCGTCGCGCACCGGCTACTACGCCCGTAACCGCGTCGACCTGTTCTTCGGCACCGGCAGTTTTGCCGACGAGCAAACCGTCGAAGTGGTCTGCGCCAACGGCGTAGTCGAGAAGCTGGTGGCCAAGCACATCATCATCGCCACCGGTTCGCGCCCGTATCGCCCGGCCGATATCGATTTCCACCACCCGCGTATCTACGATAGCGACACCATCCTGAGCCTGGGCCACACCCCGCGCAAATTGATCATCTACGGCGCCGGCGTGATTGGCTGTGAATACGCCTCGATTTTCAGCGGCCTGGGCGTATTGGTGGAGCTGGTGGATAACCGCGACCAGTTGCTGAGCTTCCTCGACTCGGAAATTTCCCAAGCGTTGAGCTACCACTTCAGCAACAACAACATCACCGTGCGCCACAACGAAGAGTACGAGCGGGTCGAAGGCCTGGACAACGGTGTGATCCTGCACCTCAAATCCGGCAAGAAGATCAAGGCCGACGCCTTGCTGTGGTGCAACGGCCGTACCGGCAACACCGACAAGCTGGGCATGGAAAACATCGGCGTGAAGGTCAACAGCCGTGGCCAGATCGAAGTGGACGAGAACTACCGCACCTGCGTGACCAATATCTATGGTGCCGGTGACGTGATCGGCTGGCCAAGCCTGGCCAGTGCCGCGCATGACCAGGGCCGTTCAGCGGCCGGCAGCATTGTCGACAATGGCAGCTGGCGTTATGTGAACGACGTGCCGACCGGTATCTACACGATTCCGGAGATCAGCTCGATCGGCAAGAACGAACACGAACTGACCAAGGCCAAGGTGCCTTATGAAGTCGGCAAGGCGTTCTTCAAGAGCATGGCGCGTGCGCAGATTGCCGGTGAGCCGCAAGGCATGCTCAAGATCCTGTTCCACCGCGAGACCCTGGAAGTCCTCGGCGTGCATTGCTTCGGCTATCAGGCCTCGGAGATCGTGCACATCGGCCAGGCCATCATGAACCAGCCGGGCGAGCAAAATACCCTCAAGTATTTTGTGAACACCACGTTCAACTACCCGACCATGGCCGAAGCCTATCGGGTAGCGGCCTACGACGGCCTCAACCGGCTTTTTTGA
- a CDS encoding glycerophosphodiester phosphodiesterase family protein has product MTLIYGHRGAKGEAPENTLTSFQECLKHGVRRCELDLHLSMDGELMVIHDPTLKRTTDRRGKVVEYSAADLVKMDARKGGPGWVSPCPIPRLEELFEKCDFDHWQLEVKSASRTRAATTVLAIREMAVRHGLMDKVTVTSSSREVLKAAVELTPDLSRGLVAEYAWLDPLKVAQNYGCEYLALNWTLCTPERLEKAQRQGLHVSVWTVNEPALMRRLADFGVDSLITDFPGLATATLENY; this is encoded by the coding sequence GTGACCCTGATTTATGGCCACCGCGGTGCCAAAGGCGAAGCACCGGAAAACACCCTGACCAGCTTTCAGGAGTGCCTCAAGCACGGTGTACGCCGCTGCGAACTGGATTTGCACCTGTCCATGGACGGCGAGTTGATGGTCATCCACGACCCGACCCTCAAACGCACCACCGACCGGCGCGGCAAAGTCGTCGAGTATTCGGCAGCCGACCTTGTGAAGATGGACGCGCGCAAAGGCGGCCCGGGTTGGGTCAGCCCCTGCCCGATCCCACGCCTGGAAGAGCTGTTCGAAAAATGCGACTTCGATCACTGGCAGCTGGAAGTCAAAAGCGCTTCGCGCACCCGCGCCGCAACGACCGTACTGGCAATTCGTGAGATGGCCGTGCGTCATGGCCTGATGGACAAGGTCACCGTGACCTCAAGTTCGCGGGAAGTCTTGAAAGCGGCCGTGGAGCTTACCCCGGACCTGTCACGCGGCCTGGTCGCCGAATACGCGTGGCTCGACCCGCTGAAGGTCGCGCAAAACTACGGCTGTGAATACCTGGCATTGAACTGGACGCTGTGCACCCCTGAGCGTCTGGAAAAAGCCCAGCGTCAGGGTTTGCACGTGTCCGTGTGGACGGTCAACGAACCGGCGCTGATGCGCAGGCTCGCTGACTTCGGCGTAGATAGCCTGATTACAGACTTTCCCGGTTTGGCCACTGCCACCCTCGAGAATTACTGA
- a CDS encoding PilZ domain-containing protein produces the protein MSTLDEEERREYYRIDDMIALQISTLSAPEAASKEVLLDDSPLFNLLSELHLSEFEAQHLLRQISEKDRSLAAFLKVQNKRVDLLSQIMARGLLDEVGAPQPVILSEGGIDFKHPTPLAPDIHLAVKLVLMPQALGLLLRARVTHCDAKGDGFDVGTEFESMTDAQRQLLARYILQKQAQERRLAREQSDAQDT, from the coding sequence ATGTCGACATTAGATGAAGAAGAACGCCGCGAATACTACCGTATCGACGACATGATCGCACTTCAAATCAGCACCCTCTCTGCCCCCGAAGCGGCGAGCAAGGAAGTGTTGCTGGATGATTCGCCGCTGTTCAACCTGCTCAGCGAATTGCACCTCAGCGAATTCGAAGCCCAGCACCTGCTGCGCCAGATCAGCGAGAAAGATCGCAGCCTGGCCGCCTTCCTCAAAGTCCAGAACAAACGCGTGGACCTGCTCAGTCAGATCATGGCGCGCGGCCTGTTGGATGAGGTGGGCGCGCCGCAGCCGGTGATCCTTTCCGAAGGCGGCATCGACTTCAAGCACCCAACGCCGCTGGCGCCCGACATACACCTGGCGGTCAAGCTTGTGTTGATGCCCCAGGCACTCGGCTTGCTGCTACGTGCCCGCGTGACGCATTGCGACGCCAAGGGCGACGGCTTTGACGTGGGCACGGAATTCGAATCGATGACCGATGCCCAACGCCAATTGCTGGCGCGCTACATCCTGCAGAAACAAGCCCAGGAACGACGCCTGGCGCGGGAACAAAGCGACGCCCAAGACACCTGA
- a CDS encoding lipoprotein-releasing ABC transporter permease subunit has protein sequence MFRPLFVFIGTRYTRAKRRNHFVSFISLTSMIGLALGVVVMIVVLSVMNGFDHEMRTRVLGMVPHATIEGDSPISDWPSLADKVRQNPKVVAVAPFTQMQGLLTNDGKVQKILLNGIDPAQERNVSIIDKFMLQGKLDDLAPGSFGIVIGDKAAAKLGVGVGDKLTFVAPEVTVTPAGMFPRMKRFTVVGTFHVGAGEIDGYLGLTNLTDLARLHRWKPDQVQGLRLKFNDLFDAPRGAWEIAQHLGESQYYARDWTRTHGNLYQAIRMEKAMIGLLLLLIVAVAAFNIISTLVMVVNDKKGDIAILRTLGATPGQIMAIFMVQGTVIGVVGTLIGTAVGILAALNVSAAIAALEKVIGHKFLNADVYFIDYLPSQVQAQDVLMVGGAALVLSFLATLYPAWRAARTQPAQALRYE, from the coding sequence ATGTTCAGACCTCTCTTCGTATTTATCGGCACGCGTTATACCCGTGCAAAGCGTCGCAATCATTTTGTGTCGTTCATTTCCCTGACCTCGATGATCGGGCTCGCCTTGGGCGTAGTCGTGATGATCGTGGTGCTGTCGGTGATGAATGGCTTCGATCATGAGATGCGCACCCGCGTGCTGGGCATGGTGCCCCACGCGACCATCGAGGGCGATTCGCCCATCAGCGACTGGCCCAGCCTTGCCGACAAGGTCAGGCAGAACCCCAAGGTGGTGGCCGTTGCGCCGTTTACCCAGATGCAGGGGTTGCTGACCAACGACGGCAAGGTGCAGAAGATCCTGCTCAATGGCATCGACCCGGCCCAGGAACGTAACGTGTCGATCATCGACAAGTTCATGTTGCAGGGCAAACTCGACGACCTCGCGCCCGGCAGCTTCGGCATCGTGATCGGCGACAAGGCGGCGGCCAAGCTCGGCGTGGGCGTCGGCGACAAGCTGACCTTCGTCGCTCCGGAAGTCACCGTGACCCCGGCCGGCATGTTCCCGCGCATGAAGCGCTTCACCGTGGTCGGCACCTTCCACGTCGGCGCCGGTGAAATCGATGGCTACCTCGGCCTGACCAACCTCACCGACCTGGCGCGTCTGCACCGCTGGAAGCCGGATCAGGTGCAGGGCCTGCGCCTCAAATTCAACGACCTGTTCGACGCCCCGCGCGGCGCCTGGGAAATCGCCCAGCATTTGGGTGAATCCCAGTACTACGCACGCGACTGGACCCGCACCCACGGCAATCTTTACCAGGCCATCCGCATGGAAAAAGCCATGATCGGCCTGCTGTTGCTGCTGATTGTCGCCGTGGCCGCGTTCAACATCATTTCCACCCTGGTGATGGTGGTGAACGACAAAAAGGGCGACATCGCCATCCTGCGCACCCTGGGCGCCACGCCGGGGCAGATCATGGCGATCTTCATGGTGCAGGGCACCGTGATCGGCGTGGTCGGCACCTTGATCGGCACCGCGGTCGGCATCCTGGCCGCGCTGAACGTCAGCGCCGCCATCGCCGCGCTGGAAAAAGTCATCGGTCACAAGTTTCTCAACGCCGACGTCTACTTCATCGACTACTTGCCGTCCCAGGTTCAGGCCCAGGACGTGTTGATGGTAGGCGGCGCCGCGTTGGTATTGAGCTTCCTTGCCACCCTGTATCCAGCCTGGCGCGCGGCACGTACCCAGCCAGCACAGGCCTTACGTTATGAGTGA
- the lolD gene encoding lipoprotein-releasing ABC transporter ATP-binding protein LolD translates to MSEKAILSCRNLGKSYEEGPESVVVLSNLQLELHPGERVAIVGSSGSGKSTLLNLLGGLDTPSQGSVWLAGEELSALGEKARGQLRNRSLGFVYQFHHLLPEFTALENVCMPLLIGKTAIPQARQRAKALLERVGLGHRLEHKPAELSGGERQRVAIARALVNNPGLVMLDEPTGNLDSHTAQGIKDLMLELSTQMRTAFLVVTHDMSMARQMDRVLHLQEGHLVAI, encoded by the coding sequence ATGAGTGAAAAAGCAATCCTGAGCTGCCGCAACCTGGGCAAATCCTACGAGGAAGGTCCGGAATCGGTGGTGGTGTTGTCCAACCTGCAACTTGAGCTGCATCCGGGCGAACGCGTGGCGATCGTCGGCAGTTCCGGCTCCGGCAAAAGTACCTTGCTCAACCTGTTGGGCGGCCTGGATACGCCGTCCCAGGGCAGCGTGTGGCTGGCTGGCGAAGAGCTGTCGGCCCTGGGTGAGAAGGCGCGTGGCCAACTGCGTAACCGCTCGTTGGGTTTCGTGTACCAGTTCCACCACCTGCTGCCGGAATTCACTGCGCTGGAAAACGTCTGCATGCCGCTGCTGATCGGCAAGACTGCTATTCCGCAAGCGCGCCAGCGCGCCAAGGCGTTGCTGGAGCGCGTCGGCCTCGGTCATCGCCTGGAGCACAAGCCGGCCGAGTTGTCCGGTGGCGAGCGCCAGCGTGTAGCGATTGCCCGTGCCCTGGTCAACAACCCAGGCTTGGTGATGCTCGATGAGCCAACCGGCAACCTCGACTCCCACACCGCCCAGGGCATCAAGGATTTGATGCTCGAACTGAGCACCCAGATGCGCACCGCGTTCCTGGTGGTGACCCATGACATGAGCATGGCCCGCCAGATGGACCGCGTGCTGCACCTGCAGGAAGGTCACTTGGTCGCCATCTGA
- a CDS encoding lipoprotein-releasing ABC transporter permease subunit — MFRPLSIFIGTRYTRAKRRNRFVSFISMTSMIGLALGVLAMIVVLSVMNGFQREMSSRILGMVPHATIVGVNPIDDWQPVAAAAMKNPQVTAAVPFTQMDGMFSYKGAMQPIEISGVDPAQEGKVSIVAQHIVRGKLDDLKAGEFGVVIGDITARRFRLNVGDKLTLIVPEISTAPGGITPRMQRLNVVGIFKVGAELDGSMALINMADAAEIQHWQPNQVQSVRLAVKDLYAAPKVSADIAASLGAAYKPDDWTHTQGSLFSAMKMEKTMIGLLLLMIVAVAAFNIIATLIMVVNDKGADIAILRTIGATPRQIMAIFMVQGTVIGIVGTLIGGVLGVIAALNVSELVGWLERVTGQHIFSSDVYFVSNLPSELQGGDVLLICTAGFVLSFLATIYPAYRAAKIEPAHALRYS; from the coding sequence ATGTTCAGACCGTTATCGATTTTCATCGGCACGCGCTATACCCGCGCCAAGCGCCGCAACCGTTTTGTTTCGTTTATCTCGATGACCTCGATGATCGGCCTCGCCCTGGGCGTGTTGGCGATGATCGTGGTGTTGTCGGTGATGAACGGCTTCCAGCGCGAAATGAGCTCACGCATCCTCGGCATGGTGCCCCACGCGACCATCGTCGGCGTGAACCCGATTGATGACTGGCAGCCGGTGGCCGCCGCCGCCATGAAGAACCCGCAAGTGACTGCCGCCGTACCATTCACGCAGATGGACGGGATGTTCTCCTACAAGGGCGCGATGCAGCCGATCGAGATCAGCGGCGTCGACCCGGCCCAGGAAGGCAAAGTCTCGATCGTGGCCCAGCACATCGTGCGCGGCAAACTGGACGACCTGAAAGCCGGCGAGTTCGGTGTGGTCATCGGCGACATCACTGCACGGCGCTTCCGCCTGAACGTGGGTGACAAGCTGACCCTGATCGTGCCGGAAATCAGCACGGCGCCGGGTGGCATCACCCCGCGCATGCAGCGGCTCAACGTGGTCGGTATCTTCAAGGTCGGCGCCGAGTTGGATGGCTCCATGGCCCTGATCAACATGGCCGACGCCGCCGAAATCCAGCATTGGCAGCCGAACCAGGTGCAAAGCGTGCGCCTGGCGGTGAAAGACCTGTACGCGGCACCGAAGGTCTCGGCGGACATCGCCGCCAGCCTCGGCGCGGCCTACAAGCCGGATGACTGGACCCACACCCAGGGCAGCCTGTTCAGCGCGATGAAGATGGAAAAGACCATGATCGGCCTGTTGCTGCTGATGATCGTCGCCGTCGCCGCGTTCAACATCATCGCCACCTTGATCATGGTCGTGAACGACAAGGGCGCCGACATCGCGATCTTGCGCACCATTGGCGCCACGCCCCGGCAGATCATGGCGATCTTCATGGTGCAGGGCACCGTGATCGGCATCGTCGGCACTTTGATCGGCGGCGTGCTGGGCGTGATTGCGGCGCTGAACGTGAGCGAACTGGTGGGTTGGCTGGAGCGCGTGACCGGGCAACATATCTTCAGTTCGGACGTGTATTTCGTCAGCAACCTGCCTTCGGAACTGCAGGGTGGGGATGTGCTGCTGATTTGCACGGCCGGGTTTGTGTTGAGCTTTTTGGCGACGATTTACCCGGCGTATCGGGCGGCGAAGATTGAGCCGGCGCATGCGCTCAGGTATTCGTAA